GAAGGTAAACACCAGTACATTGTTGAACAACTCCGTTCTGCAAAAATGACTCGAAGCTCCGATCTTGATTGTTGCGGGGTTAAGGTAAACGGGTAAAGTATCTCTCACAGTTATATTAAATGCTGTATCGTTACCTGTGTTTTGAAAATGGATGGTGTATTTGAGTACAGTATCTGTTGGTGAAATATTTCCGTTTGGTTGTACTTCTTTTAAATTCGGATCATACGAACCCTGAACGTTGCGGGTATCAATTACAGTATTATTTTCCTGTGCTGTGTCTCCTATTATTGGAAAAACTTCGGCTTTGGTTATTAATTTGGTGCCGATGGGCTTGGTTGCTGGAGTTTCCATGGTAAAGGAGATACAGCTTGATGCTCCGGGAGCAAGATTAGTAAAATTCCATTCCAATACGGGATAAGTATATGAAGCTTGAACAGGAAATGCACTTTTGAATACCTGGTCCGAATCGTGGGTTACACGAACAATACCATTCATTGTTTTTGTTCCGTCATTGTAATAGCAAACTTGATTCCATTGCTCAAAACCTGGGCGGGCAGTGCCGGTGTATAGTGTTGTTCTCAGGTCTTGCACGTTTGAAGGAACCGACAATGCAAAATCCTTATTGCTTATTGTATCACAAGTGCCGGTGATATTAACGGAATAATTTCCGGCTGAAGGGCAATTGTACTTGATCCATTTTGTCGACAAAGAACTTAATGACACATTATAGTAACCTGTCGGAATATTATAAATAGTATAAACTCCATTACTGTCCGTCATTGTGACATTATATCCGAAAACAACCGCGTTTTTCAACGGCTCTTCGCCGGCATCGTATACACAGTTATTATTTTTATCATTATATACCCGGCCCCTTAAAACATTTCCATTGTAGCCTCCTATGTATATATTCCCGGATGCAGTACACCCGGCATTATCGGTTACAGTAAGTGAGTACGACCCCTTACACATGTTATAAATCGAATCTGTTGTTAAACCTGACGACCAATAGTAAGTATACGGACTAATCCCTCCATCTAAATCATAAACTTTTGCTTTGGCCGTGCATAAACCACAATTATTGTATTGAAGTTGCCTGATATTAAAATGAATACCTCCACCCGGTACCCCAACACTTGCAAGCTTAACTGCCTTACAACCCGTTCCATCTGTTACAGTTACAACATAATTTCCCTTTGCTAGATTAAATATCGTATCGTTGGCTGAACCATCATTCCAGGAGTAAGTGTAGGGTGCAACGCCGCCACTGGCAAGTGCACTCGCTTTACCATCCGGGATTTCCTGGCAGGATGCATTTTTTGTTGTAATTACCACATTTGGCGAGCCTGTATCACTGATTGTTGCTATGCTTGTTGCTGTGCAGCCATTTCCATCTGTCACAGTCACAGAATAAGAACCTACAGGGAGGTTGGGAAGAGTTGCCGAATTAGCCGCAGTAGACCACAAAAATGAAAAAGGTGGTGTTCCGCCACTACCCGAAACTGTCGCTGTACCATTACTTTGTCCACAGGTGGCATCAGTTTTAGTTATTGCAATAGTCGTGCCTGCGGAAACACTAATATTAACTGATGTAAATCCCGTACAACCATTTGCATCAGTAACTGTCAAGCTGTAACTCCCAGTCACTAAACCTGTTGCTGTTGTTCCAGTTTGCGTCGGCGGACTCCACAAATAAACATAACCTCCAACTCCACCACTAACAGAAGCTGTCGCAGTACCATTACTTTGCCCACATGTGGCATTAGTTGAGGTTGTAGTAGCCACAATCGCAGGTGGCTCGGTTATTACTACTGAACTAACTGTCATACAGCCATTAGCATCAGCTACAGTTATTGCATATGTTCCAGCAACGAGTCCAGTAGCAACCGACGCAGTAAAACTGTGACTCCATGCATAAGTATATGGGGTCGATCCACCGTTTACAGTGACTGTAGCAGTCCCATTAGTTCCTCCATTACAAGTTATCGGAGTTGCTGAGACTATTAGGGGTGGCGGAGACAGATTATTCACAGCCACAACATCAGTTCGGGTACAACCATTGGAATCTGTTACTGTTACGGAATATGACCCCGCCGCCAATGCCGTGATTGTCATTCCCCCTGCTCCATTACTCCATGAATAGGTATATGGTCCAGTACCACCATTTGCAGAAACCGTTGCAGTTCCATTCGATACTCCACAATAAGCATCCGTATGTGACGTAGTTGCTGTTATTGATGCAGCCGGCTCAGTTATACTCACTGTGGATGTGGCCGTTGAAAGATCATTATTATCAGTAACCGTACAAGTATAAGAACCGGCAGCAAGATTTAAATTGGTCGCAACAGTTGCCCCACTGCTCCATGAATAACTAAAGGGGCCAACACCTCCGCTAACACTTGCTGTGGCGGTACCGTTACTGCCGCCAAAACAGCTAACGTTTGTTGATGTTATTGTTACTGTATGCCCCGCTGCAAAAATTGTTAGTACAGCTAAGGAGATTAAAATGGTAGTAATTATTTTTTTCATGGGAAAGCGATTTTCTGTGGTCCTAACATCAGTGCCTGTACGTAAATTACGGGAAAAGGTTTGGTATTTAGGTAGAATTTAAATGGAATAAAATTTTGGTGGGCTTTAGTGTTTTGGTGCTTTAGTGGCAATTGAATTTTAGCCACCAAAGCACGAAAGCTCCAAATTTTCACCAAAAAAAATCGAAAACAGTTATCCTCTTCGATATAATCTCTATTGCTTATTATCTTGTGATCAAATTTTTAAGAGGCGACCAGCGATACCCCATCCATTTCAGAAGGAATATCCATACTCATTAGCTTCAAAATAGTGGGAGCAATGTCGGATAATTTACCATTAGTCACTTTCTTAACATCCTTATCAATAATTATACAGGGAACAGGGTTTGTGGTGTGAGCTGTGTTGGGTGAGCCGTCCGGGTTGATCATGTAATCAGCATTGCCGTGGTCGGCGATGATAATAAAAGAATAATTTTTTTCA
The window above is part of the Bacteroidota bacterium genome. Proteins encoded here:
- a CDS encoding T9SS type A sorting domain-containing protein is translated as MKKIITTILISLAVLTIFAAGHTVTITSTNVSCFGGSNGTATASVSGGVGPFSYSWSSGATVATNLNLAAGSYTCTVTDNNDLSTATSTVSITEPAASITATTSHTDAYCGVSNGTATVSANGGTGPYTYSWSNGAGGMTITALAAGSYSVTVTDSNGCTRTDVVAVNNLSPPPLIVSATPITCNGGTNGTATVTVNGGSTPYTYAWSHSFTASVATGLVAGTYAITVADANGCMTVSSVVITEPPAIVATTTSTNATCGQSNGTATASVSGGVGGYVYLWSPPTQTGTTATGLVTGSYSLTVTDANGCTGFTSVNISVSAGTTIAITKTDATCGQSNGTATVSGSGGTPPFSFLWSTAANSATLPNLPVGSYSVTVTDGNGCTATSIATISDTGSPNVVITTKNASCQEIPDGKASALASGGVAPYTYSWNDGSANDTIFNLAKGNYVVTVTDGTGCKAVKLASVGVPGGGIHFNIRQLQYNNCGLCTAKAKVYDLDGGISPYTYYWSSGLTTDSIYNMCKGSYSLTVTDNAGCTASGNIYIGGYNGNVLRGRVYNDKNNNCVYDAGEEPLKNAVVFGYNVTMTDSNGVYTIYNIPTGYYNVSLSSLSTKWIKYNCPSAGNYSVNITGTCDTISNKDFALSVPSNVQDLRTTLYTGTARPGFEQWNQVCYYNDGTKTMNGIVRVTHDSDQVFKSAFPVQASYTYPVLEWNFTNLAPGASSCISFTMETPATKPIGTKLITKAEVFPIIGDTAQENNTVIDTRNVQGSYDPNLKEVQPNGNISPTDTVLKYTIHFQNTGNDTAFNITVRDTLPVYLNPATIKIGASSHFCRTELFNNVLVFTFPNILLVDSIRNEPKSHGWVNFTIHSKPGIPVNTVIDNEADIYFDFNEPITTNKASNKIIVVGVSAIEDSSNDFSIYPNPAAGKIYLLYKSTIAVQKVLNMEMFNILGSKVRSQQNIRSGVNEISLEGLSRGLYLLQIKDVESKVVDVERVVVE